From the Papaver somniferum cultivar HN1 chromosome 2, ASM357369v1, whole genome shotgun sequence genome, the window TAATATCAGATTGAACAGCCTTCGTCACTAGTCTCATCATAGAATTGTTCGTTTTGGTATTTGCTCATTGATGGTTTTGGATGCTTGATACTCTTTTCTAACTAGGATAATTTTTGGTTCCTTCTTACATTTTTGTCTGTCGTTGACAAGCTAATGTTTCTCTTTTTCACATAGTTTCTAATTTTCAAATTCTGCATAGGTCTTCTTTTGCTCTCAAATAATGGTTCTCTTGATATctcttaacaaaatattgttgcctAGCACCATCTCTAGTGTTCTGTCCATCTTTAATATCCCTCATGGTTTTTTCGCACTTGATCTGCAGCACTGTCACTGCAAGTACACTTACTTTTGTCGTTGACTGCAGGGGCCCTTATGTTTTTTGCTTTGCTTGGGTTGTCTGGGTGcttcataacttgttatgatagAAGAGTGCGCAGTGATCTAGCTCAGCCATGTCGAGAATTGTGTCTTTGCTGCTGCCAGCCTGGGTAAACTTTGTGgtggagttttttctttttcttttagttgCTTGATGTCCAGTACTCGAGTCTCTCGACCTTTGTGGTTCAATCTTGCCAATCTTCTTATTCCAGTTGATGCACATCTTAGTTGGATCTTTTATTTCTGATGGTTTGTCATTAGCCACACTGTTTATTTTGTGTTGCTAGAACATTATAAGCAATCCACCAACATATGCATATGATTTTTATCCATGAGCTGAACTTGAAGCTCTTTCTCAACTGCATTGATACTGCTTGGTGCTTTCTCATTTGCATGGTTGCTTAAAGTTGTACATGGACATTTGTTTACCATATCGCTCTAAGCGCAATGGTCtagaattggttttcgtatcttggtGTTTTCCAATTGCTCATTATCTTACATTTTTAAACTTTAGTTTTTCTCTTCATGCAGAATGTGTGCGGACTGCCATTTACCTGGAACTCTTTGCATGTGGACTGACTGCACAACATGCTTTGAAGGTTGTACCAGTACCGCAGGCGAGTGCGGTTGCTTGGCAGGTGCTGGGGAAGCAGGATTACCATTATTATTTATAATGGGTTTGATCGTTTTAGGGCTATTTACGGTGATCGGTATATTCTACAGTGTACTTGTGGCTACTATGGTGGGACAACGAATTTGGCAACGgcactatcacatacttgctaaAAGAATGCTTACAAAAGTGAGTCCCTATCACCGTTGACTGACCAACATTTTCAAATTGAAATTCCTTCTTTATTTATGTTCAGTTAAAAAGCTTGAACTTACTGCTACAATAAATAGTCAAGTTTCTCACTTTAAACCTCATAATTACAGGAGTATGTAGTGGAGGATGTCGATGGTGAAATGGTAGATTCCAGTTGGTGTCCTCCGCCTCTTCCGCCAGAGCATATACAACAATTGAAGACTCTTGGTCTCTTATAGACCAAATGTTCATTTTTTACTATCATCACATGATTTGCAAAGCCGATCATCATATGGAAGTGTGGTTTGCagttagatttattggtttttaaatcgTTATTTTGTAGATTTTGAGATGCGATTTATTTGTTTACTCTTCATACTGCTTATCAACTTGTCAATGGAGGTTGTATATTGTTAaccaaagaaaaataagaagaccTAGAGAAACTAATCATGTATTTCCTTCTTTCCTACACTGTAAAGAACTGAACTATATAGGCATTATTACCAGGTTTATATACTTCATGATTTTCCAACGTTAGCAGTTATATACTTCATGATTTTCCAATGTTACCAGTTCTGCCTTGGTTACGTAGTGGTGAATTTTTCCTTCACCAATGGAAATTCACTCTGTAAGGATGACATGTTAAACTTATATGATTTGTTAGAAGCCTTCTAACATAATGCAAGCGTGTATCTTACTTTTGCCGTTTGGGAATGCATTGTATCttatttaattaatataccctTGTAAGATTTGCTTAAGAACTGATCAAATCTTGGACCAAATGATGGCATTTCAACTGCTCAAGACCCTTGTATGCGGAATGTTGGTGGCTTGAGGGCACCAACCAATAATACCTAGGTACTGTAAGTTGTGCAAGTATTCTTTAAAACTGGACGAGGGATTGGGGATTCCCAAAATTCTAAAATCACCAAGGTTTAAGAATTTCCAAGAGAAAATCCTCCGAAATGCGCGCATGATGAATTAATACAAATACAGCAGATTGCTCGGGATGTAAGAATAAAAATGATTGATAAGACGTATAACTTAATATTTACACAACATTTGAGCACAACAAACTGAATTTGACACTATATACAAGCAAGAACCATAtccacagagagagagagagcgggTGAAATAATGCTGAAAACCTTTCAAGATGTCACACCCTTGAAATCTGCATAAGACAACATGAAGTCTACTGGTTACAACATTTTTAAACAACCCTAAAACTAAACCCATTAATTTGGCAGTCAGTAATTCCAGTCAAAGATATCCTAACTATCAGAATTACCGTTAGCAGATTATCTCCTTTTCGCGTCAACAAACATGGCACGAGTCCAGTGTTCGATGTCCTCAGTCTGTGATGGTGGAGGGGGGAATTTTGGATGCTCTACAATATCCCATCCTTCAACAAGGCTATCGGGTTTTCCATTGTCGGGTACCTCATTAGCGTAAAGATAACTAGCTGCAGAATTTGAAAGGTTAAGTCCACCTGCACCCCGCTGCCAAAGTAAAACAAAACAGATAAGCTAAAAAGGATGTGTACAAGGACAATGCTATTGACGGAGTAGATaatatgatttcttcatattgtctGAAAGGGAAAAACATCAAAGCAGGAGTAAGATTGGAGAAAGAACAGGGAATGGATGTCAGAAAAATAAAAGGCAAGGAATATTTAGAGCTTTTAGTATCATAATCTGAATAATTTTAATGCATTTCTGACTTGGAAACAATGTTCAAGGGGTTTATACCATTACTGGTGTCACGTGTCCACTCTCTAGTAACGTGCTGGATGAACCCGAATTGGCATGCCACACAGATTTGTTTAACTGTTGAACTTGCTTGCAGGATCTACAGAGTAAACAACAGAAGGTGattaaagagttataatatctttTAAATGCAAACATGGCATCTCCTTTCCCACCATTTCATCGAAACTGATACATCAGTTTTTCATTAATAAATTCCAAGTTCGTGGACCTCGGTAAAACAGCTCGAAGTTGAAAAAAATGTGAAAGGCAGCAATATTCTGATCACTGCTAACTAATCCTAGTTCAGTTGTGGTCATTAGAAGAGGTATGAAACTGACTATATGGGAGATATTGTATATGAAGAATATTTTACCTCGAACATGCCATTTTCAAAGATAAGACTGATCTAACTTCCTTTGAAGAAGATAGAGTTCCCAACAACTTAGCGAGTGCTTCAAAAGTAGAGGCTTCAGATGGAATATCTAAACACAGAGAATTGTAACAGTATGCTGTAATGCATGCTACACTTTTCTTCAAAAGTGATATGCCTTTCTGCAGATCCTTATGGGTTTCAAGTGAATGTGGAGATGCAGAAGAGAAGTTAAAGCTAGAGCTTCCAAAAGCATCCAAATGTGGCTTCTTCACCGACTCCATCGAAGCAACACCATAGTTACTCGAGTTTTTATCAGCCCATTCGTTTTCCCCACTTGTCGAGCAACAATTTGGGCGTGGAATAAAAAGAGGATACTCATTGCTGCATCACATACATTAAACAAACTGTCAGTGGTCAGCCTTTACTAATCAGCTATGACAATGGAAGTACCTTTGAGAAGATGGACGTTTATCCCAATATGAATCACGTTGCCAAATACGCGAGGTTGAACCCTATAGAAACCAGTGTTATAATACAGACTAATGATGTAGACttgcaaaaacaaaacaacaacaaaacaaaaacaaaaatcataagAGGTGTGGAGAATAGGCAACGAGTCTTACTGCAAACCCTGAGTTATGAAGTGCAGGCACGGCCAAGGCCGGTACAACTAGATTTAGAAGTTGCACCATGTATCTGTTTATCAAGTGCTATCATTAGAACTAATCCATTAAATGTTCACGGATATTTTACGAAACTGTAATTGAGTTTTTAATAATATATACCCTAGAGAAGCTGCAAGCTCTTCCGACGGAACAGAATGGGGATCAAGTCCTCTAGGTAAACGTGCATTGCAAATTTGATCATATGGGCCACAAAATCCATCTTTTTTCTCGCCGTCCATATTGACCTTCCAACCAAAAACAAGATAATTCTTTAAACATTTCACACAGATCGCTGAGCTTTTCACAGTATCCAGGGAAGGTTTCACAGGATTCTGTGGCTTGTTAAAAGGCTTACCCGGCGTTGTGGGAATAGTTTGCAGATCTGTTTTATAACCACTGATTGTTTATGAAGACGTTCAGAGGTAATTGCCATCTGCCATGGAACATCAATAACTTGCCAATTAAGCAAAGCAAGACAGATATAAACAGAATCCAGAAACACATGAATTACAGTTGACTGAGGCCTGCTTAAATATGATGTAAAAATATGTCAAGTAAGGATTGTCATCAAGCACCGCTATGAGAAAACACACTTACATGTCCTAAGCTCTGTGTGCATATAAGATTGGGGTAAAACTTTTCTAGCTGTTCCACACGATTTCTTTGCAACTACATCAAAAAAACAGCCCCCATTTATAATCAACTTAAAAATGAGAGGGAGAGGGAGTGGGGGAGGATAACGACATCAGATGATTACAAATGAAAATTTAAAATCATTTCTGGTAAACAAATTTAAGTTAGGGAAACTGTTCTACCGTAAGCATGACACAATCGAGCAACCCATATCGAAGATTCAAACCATTAGTCGTACTTTCGAGAGTAGCCTTTCCTGAGAAAACATCAATTGCACAAGACATAAGATTCAGTGATGGATCTAAAAAGAGGTAACAAATCCTAGACAAGACGACATTACTTACGAGAGGACCAACCTTGTAAAAGTTGCTTTTGTTTAAGACGAAGCTTCTCCCTCAGCTTTGCAAGTTTCTCATTCTGAAGCACTCTCCAGCTGTATTGGTCATCTGCTTTACTCTGATGATgataaaagcaaaagaaacatGAGTTCAGTCACATAATAACTATTTTGGTCATGATAACTTAATCGCATTGTTGCAGCAATTCATCATGCAAGGATGATTAAGCAAACCTAAAGTTCACCATGAATGCATATCATACCTTTGCAACAAGCTGGGCACTCAGTCTGATATGCAAACTATTACGGACACTCTTCAATGATTTCAAAGATATACTGTACTCGTTTAACCTACAAAAGAGAACAATATAAGAAATTGCATCTTCAGTTGCCCCATAATTCAAATGTAATAGACTTGTATACCATAATACATCCCTAAAATGATCTCTCTCGTAGCAAAAAGTGCTCTTTTACTTTGAATCTTCGGATTATCATCTTTCGTAATGAAAAGTAAACAATGAATTAGAATCGAAATAGAGAAACACTTACCTGTAATTTACACAAAGTGGGCATATAGAGGCAAGATTTGAGTTCTCACATATTGCACAAGTAGTAGTTCTTCTCGCCATTGTTCTTCCCCCTTTTTCAACCTACTAATAACACACACTTCAATTCATTCTAACACCCTTCAAAACAGATTAACTTTATCAATCTAAATAAATCCAAAATTCAAACATCGGGTGTATAAATATATTTAATCCTAAGGAACATGAAGATGAATTCAAAATAGATATTGAAACTTTCTTCTGACCTAATAGTATCTTCTTGATAAGAGgtaagagcaaaaaaaaaaaaaaaagagagagatttcaaATCATTGTGGAAATTAATATTCAACACTAAATTCAGACTAGATAAATAACAATCCCTAAGGAAGTCGTGCGATATTTGTCCAGGACGGTTTTATTACTTACAAAAAAGATCTTCCTTCCCCTTTTCAGAATTTCTTGGTGTTTAAATATAGACAAAGAGATTCTTCCATTGCCGCAGTAAAACTTTGTTATAAGGAAACACGCGAAACTAATATTGTTTCTTCAAACTCTGTGTCTGTGTCGGGTCTGACTTTCTGGATCATATTCCGCCAAGTAAACTATCAGTGTGCGTCCGCAGCAAATAAAAGGCCCATCCGGTCGACCTTAACTCGAAGTCTCGAACAGGAatcttttttttatggaaaaaaatatgGTTTGGTCCTTTCTTTAGGTGGGtcatgtctgtttggtccttttggaAAACGtatttactgtttggtccataattatttaaaaatataaaacagataatatccttccgtgttaatttttatttattttcttgtaacAGTTCATTCTGTGTGATGAACCATCAAAGTTCATTCTTACAAATGAAAACCTAATAAAAGCCAAATTAAATCACATATGAACGAACTTCATTATTTCATTAAAATTCTACAAAGAAAAtcattattaagaaaaaaaaacctatataaacctatataaaccagagttcatttctggaatgaactcctcataaaacctatataaaccagagtttatttctggaatgaactcctgataaaaacctatataaacgattattttctttaacaaaaacctatataaaccagagttcattccaaaaatgaagttcattccaggaatgaagttcatcttaagcagcagcaacaacaaaacgcataaatcttcatcttcaacggCAGCAacagatttctagggtttgacgagttcatcttcatcatcatctccaatCGCAGCAACATCAAGAAACccaaaaaacctaattaaatcttcaacaacaacagatctatcttgagttcgtcttcatcttcatcatcatcaccaatcgcagcaaacatcaagaaaaacaaaaacctaattaaatcttcaacaaaagtAGATctatctttgacaacaacaacagtAGTAGAAGATGAGTTCGTTCCAtcaagaaaaaacatcaaaatcttcatcacaaaccagagttcattcctgaaatgaactccgtcatcttcatcttcttcatcatcagcaacaactcatcttcatcctctccatcatcagcagcaacaacagacgaaaaaacatcaaaatcttcatcacaaaccagagttcattccagaaatgaattccgtcatcttcatcttcttttg encodes:
- the LOC113347473 gene encoding uncharacterized protein LOC113347473 — encoded protein: MAGIASSDPLVPPTPITENDEIDLEAGPSEQIQCRICLETDGRDFIAPCKCKGTSKFVHRECLDHWRAVKEGFAFAHCTTCKAPYHLRVHVAADRKWRTLKFRFFVTRDIMFIFIAVQLVISSLGYLMYLVDDYQSFGLRLTWGFENIISFYYISGALMFFALLGLSGCFITCYDRRVRSDLAQPCRELCLCCCQPGMCADCHLPGTLCMWTDCTTCFEGCTSTAGECGCLAGAGEAGLPLLFIMGLIVLGLFTVIGIFYSVLVATMVGQRIWQRHYHILAKRMLTKEYVVEDVDGEMVDSSWCPPPLPPEHIQQLKTLGLL
- the LOC113347474 gene encoding uncharacterized protein LOC113347474 — protein: MARRTTTCAICENSNLASICPLCVNYRLNEYSISLKSLKSVRNSLHIRLSAQLVAKSKADDQYSWRVLQNEKLAKLREKLRLKQKQLLQGKATLESTTNGLNLRYGLLDCVMLTLQRNRVEQLEKFYPNLICTQSLGHMAITSERLHKQSVVIKQICKLFPQRRVNMDGEKKDGFCGPYDQICNARLPRGLDPHSVPSEELAASLGYMVQLLNLVVPALAVPALHNSGFAGSTSRIWQRDSYWDKRPSSQSNEYPLFIPRPNCCSTSGENEWADKNSSNYGVASMESVKKPHLDAFGSSSFNFSSASPHSLETHKDLQKGISLLKKSVACITAYCYNSLCLDIPSEASTFEALAKLLGTLSSSKEVRSVLSLKMACSRSCKQVQQLNKSVWHANSGSSSTLLESGHVTPVMRGAGGLNLSNSAASYLYANEVPDNGKPDSLVEGWDIVEHPKFPPPPSQTEDIEHWTRAMFVDAKRR